Sequence from the Paenibacillus riograndensis SBR5 genome:
TTCTTGTCTCCTCGGGAGACATCCCGGATGTCTTCTCCTCCTGGTCGGACAGCTTTGCCGAAAGTCTGGTCTCCTCCGGCAGGGTTGAAGATCTTACTTCTATGTACGACTCTGATCCGGACTGGGCAAAAACCCTGGTTCAGAATCAGCTGAAATCCTTCACTTTTGATGACAAAATATATGGTGTGCCTTTTACCATGGATGGAAAAGTCTTCTTTTATAATAAGAAAATATTCAGCAAGCTGGGTCTGGAAAAACCAAAGACCTGGGACGAGTTCATAGCCTTGCTGGACAAGCTTAAGGCTTCCGGCTACGACACGCCGATTATCGAAGGCCTCCAGGATTCCTGGGCCGTGGGGCACTACCTGGGCACAATGAATCAGCGGATGCTGAGTCCGGAGGTGCTGGCAACTGACTATGCAGTGGGTACGGGCCAGTTTACCGATCCGGGATATTTACAAGTACTGAAGTATTGGCAGAAATTATCCTCATATATGGGGCCTAACGCGACTTCCGTCAACCATGAAGCTACGAGAAATATGTTCATCGCCGGAGAAGTGCCGATCCATTATCTGCAGTTTGCCGAGCTGGGTTATCTGAAAGATAAACCTGATCTTGAGTTTGATTATTTTAACTTCCCGCAGTTCTCCGAAGGTAAAGGGAATCCTGAAGGTCTGACAGGTGCACCCGAAGGATTCATGATCAGCAAGGAAACAGCCAATAAAGAGCTTGCCGAGAAATTTGTAAAGTTCATTGTCTCTCCTGAGAATGCAGCGAAGTTTCAGCAGGATGTAGGTTCTATGACAACTGTAATTGGTGCGGCTACGAAGGAGAATTCCCCTCCGGGAACCCTGGAAGCGATCGAAGTGATCCAGAATGCGGCAGAAACCACCCCTTGGCTTGATAATGCGGTGGATGCCAGCGTAGCCGATGCCTTTATGCGTGGAGGCCAAGCCATTGCCGCGGATATCGAGACTCCTGAAAATGTGCTCAAAGAAGTGCAAACCGCAGCGGAGAAACTTCAAGCAGTTAAAAAGTAAAAACGAAGTGCTTCAACTGTAAAGAGGGGGCTCCGCCCCCCTCTTTTCTTCTAAGATACAGGGAAATGCGTCTAACTGGGTTCCCGGGATAAAACAGGGGGAAAGTGATGAGAACAAGAAGAACGATAGCTCCTTATTTGTTTGTCTTGCCGTGTGTGCTGATGCTTGCAGTCTTCGTATATATGCCACTAATCCAGAATTTCTTCTATAGCTTTCAGAATATCTCACTGCTGTCAGGAAAAAGCTCATTCGCCGGTTTTGATAACTATAGAACACTGTTCTCCGACCCTGTTGTGGGCAAAGCCTTAATCAATAATGTGAAATATGCCGTGATCTCTTTAATCTGCCAGGTAGGATTTGGGCTGGTTCTGGCCGCCATCCTGGAGGAAGAGTTTCTGAGAAAGGTCTCGGCGATATTCCGGACGATCTTTTTTATTCCCGTTATTATTTCTATTACGGTTATCTGTTTGTTATTTTCCTTCGTCTATAACCCGACGGACGGTCTGCTGAATATGTTTCTGCAAGCTGTGGGACTTGATGCCTGGGCTAAACCGTGGCTGGGTTCCGGTACTACAGCCATTTATGCCGTTATTGCCGTATCGCAGTGGCAGAGTATCGGCTATTGCATGATGTTGTTCATTGTGGCCATTCAGAAAATTCCGCGCGACCTCTATGAAGCGGCCAAAATCGACGGGGCAGGCAAAATAAAAATCTTTTTCAGCATCACGCTGCCTCAGGTGAAAGAAATGATTTTTGTAAACTCACTTCTGACCATAACAGGGGCGTTCATGGTATTTAACGAACCCTTTATTCTAACCAAGGGCGGAGGTCCCGGAACCAGTTCCATTACAATTGCGGTTCTGATGTATCAGAACGGTTTTGTCCGGGACAGCATGGGTTATGCCGCGACCATCTCACTGCTTATTTTTGTCATTACAGCAGTGCTGGCGCTCATACAGACATTATCATTCAGAACAGGGAAGGGGGACTGAGTATGGCCGGCAAGCTGCCTGTTTACAGACTCATTGTGCTGCTGCCTCTCCTGATAGGGGTAGTCCTGGTGATGTACCCGTTGTTCTGGATGGTGTCCTCATCATTTAAAAGCTATGATGAAATTTTTGGCGCTGTTTGGAATCTGCCAAGCGAGTGGCTGTTTTCGAACTACGTAACCGCCTGGACCAAAGGGATAGGCAATTATTTTATGAACAGTGTGATTGTCACCGTCAGCACGATTGCGGGCGTTGTCATCATTGCTTCACTGTGTGCGTATGGACTGAGCCGCTTCCGTTTCCGGTACAGCAAGACACTATTTATGTTCGTGCTCGGTGGAATGATGCTGGACCCGCAGGTGTGTCTCGTACCGCTGTACAAGCTTTTGCAGAATTTAAATATTCATAATACGTATTTCGCCCTGATTCTGCCCTACATTGCCTTCAGGCTGTCGATCGCAGTGCTGCTCATCCGCTCTTATTTCCTGGGCATCCCCAAGGAGATTGAAGAGTCGGCAACCATGGACGGGTGTTCGGTCTTCCGGACCTATCTCAATATTTTTCTGCCCATGTCTCTTCCGATTATTATGACTACCATCATCCTTACCTCCTATTATGCCTGGAATGAGTTTCTGTTCTCTATTATCTTTATTGACTCTGACAAATACAGAACCATTCCGGCCGGGCTGATGAACTTCAAAGATGCATTGTCAACCGACTGGGGGGTTCTGCTGGCCGGGCTGGTCATCTCTTCAATGCCGCTTATTATTCTATTTATTTTTATGCAGAAATACTTTATTCAGGGCATGTCTGACGGCTCTGTAAAAGGCTGAATATCGCACATAAGAACTTGGGAGGATTTATCCATGAGAATGATTGCCGTAGGCGACAATGTTGCGGATTGTTATTTGGATCAAGGGCTCTACTATCCCGGAGGCAATGCCGTCAATGTGGCTGTGAATTGTAAGCGGAACGGATGCGAGGAAGTGTCCTATATCGGTGTATTCGGGAATGACAAGAAGTCCGATCATATTATGGACTCGCTGGATAAGGAAGGAATCAACTACCGTTATTCACGCAGAGTGTATGCGGACAGCGGCTCGCCCGGAGTGAAGCTGGTCGGCAATGACAGAGTATTCGTACGCGGTGCCCAGGATACAGCCCAGCATCTGCTCCGGCTGCGCCTA
This genomic interval carries:
- a CDS encoding ABC transporter substrate-binding protein codes for the protein MYRMGRKLGLLMLAGLLVVLTACSGNNSTPAANGNGDSKGKTTTLKFFHRWPNEPRNSYFNYIKEEFEKQNPGVKIEMESVLNDNYKEKIKVLVSSGDIPDVFSSWSDSFAESLVSSGRVEDLTSMYDSDPDWAKTLVQNQLKSFTFDDKIYGVPFTMDGKVFFYNKKIFSKLGLEKPKTWDEFIALLDKLKASGYDTPIIEGLQDSWAVGHYLGTMNQRMLSPEVLATDYAVGTGQFTDPGYLQVLKYWQKLSSYMGPNATSVNHEATRNMFIAGEVPIHYLQFAELGYLKDKPDLEFDYFNFPQFSEGKGNPEGLTGAPEGFMISKETANKELAEKFVKFIVSPENAAKFQQDVGSMTTVIGAATKENSPPGTLEAIEVIQNAAETTPWLDNAVDASVADAFMRGGQAIAADIETPENVLKEVQTAAEKLQAVKK
- a CDS encoding carbohydrate ABC transporter permease, which gives rise to MAGKLPVYRLIVLLPLLIGVVLVMYPLFWMVSSSFKSYDEIFGAVWNLPSEWLFSNYVTAWTKGIGNYFMNSVIVTVSTIAGVVIIASLCAYGLSRFRFRYSKTLFMFVLGGMMLDPQVCLVPLYKLLQNLNIHNTYFALILPYIAFRLSIAVLLIRSYFLGIPKEIEESATMDGCSVFRTYLNIFLPMSLPIIMTTIILTSYYAWNEFLFSIIFIDSDKYRTIPAGLMNFKDALSTDWGVLLAGLVISSMPLIILFIFMQKYFIQGMSDGSVKG
- a CDS encoding carbohydrate ABC transporter permease; translation: MRTRRTIAPYLFVLPCVLMLAVFVYMPLIQNFFYSFQNISLLSGKSSFAGFDNYRTLFSDPVVGKALINNVKYAVISLICQVGFGLVLAAILEEEFLRKVSAIFRTIFFIPVIISITVICLLFSFVYNPTDGLLNMFLQAVGLDAWAKPWLGSGTTAIYAVIAVSQWQSIGYCMMLFIVAIQKIPRDLYEAAKIDGAGKIKIFFSITLPQVKEMIFVNSLLTITGAFMVFNEPFILTKGGGPGTSSITIAVLMYQNGFVRDSMGYAATISLLIFVITAVLALIQTLSFRTGKGD